The genomic segment CTGAGCCCACCCCGTCGAGAGATAACGCGCACGTCTACGCCAGACCCTCCGGAAAGTGCGCGGAATGACGTAGCTTGCGGAGTATGCAGGCACAGGCGTTTCGCCGACGCCTCAGCTATTTCTTGACAGTGCGTAGAAACCGGGGCTGTTGCACGAAAATGCGCCGCCGGGCGGGATTCAGGGCTGCGCCGGAAGTCCCGCCATCGTGTCTTGGGGTAACACAGGGACGGAAACGTCTGCGCCGCAGCGCTCCCCCGCCGCGGCCGGCTACGCACCGTCTCTCCGTTCCCGCGGACCCCATGCCACACCTGTCCACCGCCGCACAGTCCGGCGCGCTGTCGATCCCCGAACGCATCCAGGCGTGGCGCGAGGCGGCGGCGGTGCTGCGCTGTTACGGCCACGACCACACGGCCGACGTGGTGGAACGCATGGCCGCCGAGCTGGAGGCCGACACCCGTACCACTGAGGCCGCGCGCATTGGTATGGCCGAGGCGGTGGAGCGGACGGGCTACACACGCGGCCACCTGCGGCGCCTGATCCGTGATGGCAAGTTGCGCAATGTAGGCTCAGAGGAAGAACCGCTTCTATTGCCGTCAGAGTTGCCGAGAAAACCCGCCCTTTCACTTGCGAAAATGGGGGATGAAATGGTAGATTCCAAGACGCAAGTTATTCGGGCCGTCGTTGCTGGGAAACAACGATGAGCAAGAACGGAAGCTGGAGCTACAACACGGGCGTACGCGGCATCAATTGGGTTCGCGCGTACGAGGACGGCAGAGGCGGGATCATTCTCTTGGAGTGGTTTCAGCCCAAGTTGGACGGCGATGACCAGCCGGTGTTTGACAAGAAGGGGAAGCCTGTCCAGCAGAAGAAGCGGGCCAGCACTTCGACCCGCGACCGGGTCAGGGCGAAGAAGATGGCGGACGAAGCGGCCGAGATCTTCGCGCTCCAACAGCCCGGCGGGGTGAGCAGCAGTCTCCGGCGCCTCATGTACCGCTACTTACAGGAGGTGACGCAGCACAAGGGGAAGAGTAGGCAGAAGCAGGACAAGAAGGCCGTCCGTGTCTTCCTGGCCTACTTCGCGGAGCAGGGCAAGGACCGGGGGCCGGATCGTGACCCGGCATCGCTGGACCGGAAGGATTGGGAGGGGTTCAGCCGAGCGCGCCGCGAGGGAGTGACGGGGTTCGGCCCGTGCAAGGCGAACCAGATTCGCACCGACCTCAAGTTCTTGATCGCGGTCCTCGCCTGGGCCGCGGGCGCGGAAGAAGGGGCGGTCCACTGGATCAGGCGGCACCCGTGGAGTGCGGAGCGGCGGCGCTCGCAACGCATGGTCATGCCCACGGAAAAGAACCCCATCCGGCCCGGCATGGGCGAGACGCTGCACGACGCATTGTTGCGCCACTCGCCCGACTGGCGGTTTTCGCTGGTGCTGGAACTCTGCCGGGAGACGATGCACCGCGGGAACAGCGTCCGCCAGCTCCAGTGGTCGGACGTCGATCTTGGCGACGGGGTGGTGCTGTGGCGTGGCGAG from the Longimicrobiaceae bacterium genome contains:
- a CDS encoding tyrosine-type recombinase/integrase, with translation MSKNGSWSYNTGVRGINWVRAYEDGRGGIILLEWFQPKLDGDDQPVFDKKGKPVQQKKRASTSTRDRVRAKKMADEAAEIFALQQPGGVSSSLRRLMYRYLQEVTQHKGKSRQKQDKKAVRVFLAYFAEQGKDRGPDRDPASLDRKDWEGFSRARREGVTGFGPCKANQIRTDLKFLIAVLAWAAGAEEGAVHWIRRHPWSAERRRSQRMVMPTEKNPIRPGMGETLHDALLRHSPDWRFSLVLELCRETMHRGNSVRQLQWSDVDLGDGVVLWRGEFDKTGREIVTPLSPRALAALQAAPRVLGSPWVASAPKDPTRPVSSGTLNKWMEKAKAAAGIEVPRLGFHAQKRAGVRTPEFRALPDKVQEQLTGTTIRTLREVYDDITVDELREAMDSVAGARRRA